From Anomalospiza imberbis isolate Cuckoo-Finch-1a 21T00152 chromosome 6, ASM3175350v1, whole genome shotgun sequence, one genomic window encodes:
- the ZFP91 gene encoding E3 ubiquitin-protein ligase ZFP91: MPAGTEQPGGAAAEPPPAPGPPPASDRPPAAGRRRLPPPAADQGEESGGSRVLRGGRERGRAASAAGGAAAAAASRRRKAEYPRRRRSSPGARPAAEQPSAETPPAARKAPRAGCTDKVTGKAPKEEKEEEEVSGVLSHGSPVGTARPSRSWRSSRTAAAARQRDSENSRASRSKAGSLQLICKSEPNADQLEYVVTEEHQSPDGVSDDDEEMLISEEEVPFKDDPRDETYKPHLEKEAPKQRRKASKGKEEKERQKEIKVEVKEENEFQEDEEPPRKRGRRRKDDKSPRLPKRRKKPPIQYVRCEMEGCGTVLAHPRYLQHHIKYQHLLKKKYVCPHPSCGRLFRLQKQLLRHAKHHTDQRDYICEYCARAFKSSHNLAVHRMIHTGEKPLQCEICGFTCRQKASLNWHMKKHDADSFYQFSCNICGKKFEKKDSVVAHKAKSHPEVLIAEALAANAGALITSTDILGTNPEAIVPPTDGQGLSLLPDPLGSAPPADCLLLSPEGMPKPYCGGAERVSLVADGKLFVGSGSSANPEGLVMNTEMLGASTEVLIEDSDSTGP, translated from the exons atGCCGGCGGGCACCGAACAGCcggggggcgccgccgccgagccgccgcccgccccgggaCCGCCGCCCGCCTCAGACAGGCCGCCGGCTgcgggccgccgccgcctgccgccgcccgccgccgatCAGGGGGAGGAGTCCGGCGGCAGCCGGGTGCTGAGGGGCggccgggagcgcggccgcGCCGCTTCGGCCgcgggaggagctgctgccgccgccgcgtCCCGCCGCCGTAAGGCCGAGTATCCCCGACGCCggcggagcagccccggggcgcGGCCCGCCGCCGAGCAGCCCTCCGCAGAGACGCCGCCCGCGGCCAGGAAGGCCCCCCGGGCCGG gtGCACAGATAAAGTCACTGGTAAAG CTCCTaaagaagagaaggaggaggaggaagtgtCCGGTGTGCTCAGCCATGGCTCTCCCGTGGGCACGGCCCGGCCCAGCCGGAGCTGGCGCAGCAGCCGGACGGCGGCCGCCGCTCGCCAGCGCGACTCCGAGAATTCCCGCGCCTCCAGATCCAAGGCTGGCTCCCTGCAGCTCATCTGCAAGTCAGAGCCCAACGCCGACCAGCTGGAGTACG tgGTCACAGAAGAGCATCAGTCTCCAGATGGAGTCAG TGATGATGATGAGGAGATGCTCATCAGTGAGGAAGAAGTTCCCTTCAAAGATGATCCCAGAGATGAGACCTACAAGCCCCACCTAGAGAA GGAAGCACcaaagcaaaggagaaaagctagcaagggaaaagaagaaaaagaaaggcagaaagagaTTAAAGTGGAAGTGAAAGAAGAGAATGAGTTTCAGGAGGATGAAGAGCCACCAAGGAA gaggggaaggaggagaaaggatGACAAGAGCCCAAGGCTGCCCAAGAGAAG GAAGAAGCCTCCGATCCAGTATGTCCGCTGTGAGATGGAAGGCTGCGGCACGGTCCTGGCTCACCCGCGGTACCTGCAG CATCACATAAAATATCAGCActtactgaagaaaaaatacGTGTGTCCTCATCCCTCCTGCGGTCGGCTCTTCCGGCTCCAGAAGCAGCTCCTGCGGCATGCCAAACATCACACAG ATCAAAGGGATTACATCTGCGAGTACTGCGCCCGGGCCTTCAAGAGTTCCCACAACTTGGCAGTGCACCGGATGATCCACACGGGCGAGAAGCCCTTGCA GTGTGAGATCTGCGGATTCACCTGCCGGCAGAAGGCTTCCCTCAACTGGCACATGAAGAAGCACGATGCAGACTCCTTCTACCAGTTCTCCTGCAATATTTGTGGCAAGAAATTTGAGAAGAAGGACAGCGTTGTGGCCCACAAAGCCAAGAGTCACCCCGAAGTGCTCATTGCTGAAGCACTGGCGGCCAACGCGGGTGCCCTGATCACCAGCACCGATATCCTGGGCACTAATCCCGAGGCCATTGTGCCACCCACAGATGGCCAGGGCCTCTCGCTGCTCCCTGATCCCCTGGGCAGTGCTCCTCCAGCAGATTGCCTGCTGCTGAGCCCAGAGGGGATGCCAAAGCCCTACTGTGGCGGGGCAGAGCGCGTGAGCTTGGTGGCTGACGGCAAGCTCTTCgtgggcagcggcagcagcgcgaACCCGGAGGGGCTGGTCATGAACACAGAGATGCTGGGAGCCAGCACGGAGGTGCTCATTGAAGATTCAGACTCCACTGGACCCTAG
- the LPXN gene encoding leupaxin, translating into MEDLDALLAELEQSSCLASKDRALQGPSSSQDAQHGSLKVPLPPQAQPPGEGLDSVYSTPVPVPKPLLPSPPHTEAARQLDELLADLGHTQSKLAAAGQGAGVPAESLLDDMLDSLTRDLQELGITAAPAGICAACRKPIAGKVLTALGKTWHPEHFTCARCGQELDKGPYFEQGGRAFCEEDYHQAFSPRCAYCAGPIREKVLTALEQTWHPEHFFCAHCGKVFGDEGFLERDGKPYCHQDFLAMFAPKCQGCERPVTDNYLSALQGVWHTECFVCTECLTGFTGGSFFELEGRPYCELHFHQRQGTVCHGCGRPVTGRCITAAGRRYHPEHFICTYCLGRLHKGTFREFDDKMYCQPCYNKLFV; encoded by the exons ATGGAGGATTTGG ATGCTTTGCTGGCAGAACTGGAGCAGAGCTCCTGCCTGGCCTCCAAGGACCGTGCGCTGCAGGGACCAAGCTCCAGCCAGGATGCCCAGCACGGTAGCCTGAAG GTGCCACTGCCGCCTCAAGCTCAGCCTCCAGGAGAAGGTTTGGATTCAGTGTACAG CACCCCTGTGCCAGTCCCAAAGCCGCTGCTCCCCTCACCCCCACACACGGAGGCTGCCCGGCAGCTGGATGAGCTCCTGGCCGACCTGGGCCACACGCAGAGCAAG CTagcagctgcagggcagggagccgGGGTGCCCGCGGAGTCCTTGCTGGATGACATGCTGGACAGCCTCACCCGGgacctgcaggagctgggcatcACGGCCGCACCCGCCGGCATCTGTGCCGCCTGCCGCAAGCCCATCGCTGGCAAG GtgctcacagccctgggcaAAACCTGGCACCCCGAGCACTTCACCTGTGCCCGCTGCGGGCAGGAGCTGGACAAGGGGCCCTACTTCGAGCAGGGAGGGCGGGCGTTCTGTGAGGAGGATTATCACCAGGCCTTCTCCCCGCGCTGTGCCTACTGCGCCGGCCCCATCCGCGAG aaagTCCTCACGGCCCTGGAGCAGACCTGGCACCCCGAGCATTTCTTCTGTGCCCACTGTGGGAAGGTGTTTGGAGATGAGG GGTTCCTGGAGCGCGACGGGAAGCCGTACTGCCACCAGGACTTCCTGGCCATGTTCGCCCCCAAATGCCAGGGCTGTGAGCGTCCTGTCACGGACAACTACCTGTCGGCCCTGCAGGGCGTCTGGCACACCGAGTGCTTCGTGTGCACG GAGTGCCTGACTGGCTTCACCGGCGGGTCCTTCTTTGAGCTGGAGGGGAGGCCCTACTGCGAGCTGCACTTCCACCAGCGGCAGGGCACCGTGTGCCACGGCTGCGGCCGCCCCGTCACCGGGCGCTGCATCACGGCCGCGGGGCGCAGGTACCACCCCGAGCACTTCATCTGCACCTACTGCCTGGGCCGGCTGCACAAGGGCACCTTCCGCGAGTTCGACGACAAGATGTACTGCCAGCCCTGCTACAACAAGCTCTTTGTCTGA
- the CNTF gene encoding ciliary neurotrophic factor, whose protein sequence is MAAAESPSAALRRRDLCSRGIRLAGKMRADVVDLLDAYVEQQGLDASASVAAVEGVPLAAVERWDEQTGTQRLLENLAAYRAFRALLAQMLEEQREQLGEADAGLGRALAAVLLQVSAFAYHLEELLRLESRGIPGEEGDGPPPPPRLGLFEQKLRGLGVLRELAQWAVRSARDLRQLGKPSSAAGTAPGLAESP, encoded by the exons ATGGCGGCCGCAGAAAGCCCCTCCGCTGCCCTCCGGCGCCGCGACCTCTGCAGCCGCGGCATCCGCCTGGCCGGCAAGATGCGCGCGGACGTCGTTGACCTCCTGGACGCCTAC GTGGAGCAGCAGGGCTTGGACGCCTCGGCCAGTGTGGCAGCAGTGGAGGGGGTGCCGCTGGCGGCGGTGGAGCGCTGGGACGAGCAGACGGGCACCCAGCGGCTGCTGGAGAACCTGGCGGCCTACCGGGCCTTCCGCGCCCTGCTGGCCCAGATGCTGGAGGAGCAGCGGGAGCAGCTGGGCGAGGCCGACGCGGGCCTGGGCCGGGCGCTGGCGGCTGTCCTGCTCCAGGTCTCGGCCTTTGCCTACCACCTCGAGGAGCTGCTGCGGCTGGAGAGCCGCGGGATCCCCGGCGAGGAGGGGGAcgggccgccgcccccgccgcgcctCGGCCTCTTCGAGCAGAAGCTGCGGGGCTTGGGCGTGCTGCGGGAGCTCGCCCAGTGGGCCGTGAGGTCTGCGCGGGACCTGCGGCAGCTCGGCAAGCCCAGCTCGGCCGCCGGCacagcccccggcctggccgaGAGCCCCTGA